From the genome of Treponema sp. J25:
GGAAAACCGAAAATTTTAACCTAAAACCGCAAAAATCCCGAAATGACAGTTCCTCCCGAAATGACAGTTCCTATCAGTACAAAAGTCATAGTTCGAGGGAAAAACCGAAAATTTTAACCTAAAACCGCAAAAATCCCGAAATGACAGTTCCTCCCGAAATGACAGTTCCTATCAGTTACACTTCCTAACGCAACAACTTCGGATTCTTCATTTCTATTGCCGAAAAGGTCATTATTTTCTATATCAGTTTTCGGATTGGGGAGCGTTGATGATACACTATATGCACTCATCATATCATTTGAACCATTATTATAACTTCACCGTGATAGCCCCCTGCGTAACCTCAATAATAACCTTGGCTCCAAACTCAAATCGGAACTCCTTCAGCTAGCAAGCAGATATAATAACGGATGGAGCATATTCCAACCAATCCTCAAAGCATCTGAAAAGCTTCTTTATATATATAGTAGTTATACTGATGTAATTAAAATTACCGTGAAAGAAATCCCCCAAAGCCAGTATTCATGCGGGACTATTGCTATTAAGAGGTACACAAGAACCCATACGCCAATTTTTTAGTATCTAATGTGGTTTATAGGTATAATAATCCCGTCCATGGGCGGCATTTCCGGCATAGTAGAAATAGCTGAAAAAACACTTCGGGGACACGGGAACAAAAAATCCTATATTTTTTGTTCCCGTGTCTGTCTATTCCTGTGTCTATCGAAGCCGCCTACAGAAGCGAGTCCGGGGTAAATCCATCACCCATTCTTTTTATGAATACTCTATCAACTGGACACTTTCAAAAGGGCAAACTGGAAAAACCTATACAAATATCATATTTTGTATCGAGATTATGTAGATAAAACATATATAATGTAAATATATTTCGATTTATATAAAATAATACAAAAACTTGTTTAAATTACCATAGAAGCTATTGACATTATATGGACAATAACTGACAACATCCAATTCAGAATTTAATAAAGGTACAATAGGTAAATATAATGAAGCCATGGAAACTCTAAAATCTGATTTTCTAATGTACATGAAGTTTTAGTCGTATACCCGTTGCAGATATAGGGAGGCGTTTTTATATTTAGAAAATCATTGAAACTCTTTCAGTAGAAACCAGTCTTTTGAAATTGAATATGATTTTTTATTTCATTTGCAATTGTAGTTAGATCCTTCCCTAATTCATGGGCGATTCCTTTAAATGTTACTTTCCTTTTGGCATTATTCAATAATAATCCTTTCTTCTAAAGTTAGATGTTTATTTTTTATTCATATGTATCTCCTAAAGAAGCACCACCTTAAATATATCATAACTTTTTAGAAACTTATTTCCTCCACAACTTTTACATGATTTTGAAAAACTTAATTCCAGTCAATGCTTTTTGGGAATGGAATTTACTTATTAAATAGGGTTATTTGTTTAATAGTGCTAGAATAAATCATTTTAATTGACTTATTTTTTGGAATAATATATAATATTCGAAGTGTCACATTAGTATTTAATACTGTTGGCTGTGATTCATTAAGAGAATACTGGAGGTTATCTTATGGATTCGTTAAATATAATTACTTTGACAAACAGCAACATAGACTCTGAACATATATGTTGTGCATTATCTGATAAAAAGTGTTTAAATGGAGTTAAAGCTAAGAAGGAATGGCTTAAAGATAGATTTAAGGATGGTTTGATTTTCAAGAAATTTGATGTAAGGCAAAAGGTATTTATTGAATATATTCCAGCGGATAATGCATGGTGTCCTATAGAGGCGCCGGGCTATATGTTTATCAACTGTTTCTGGGTAGCAGGCAGTTACAAAGGTAAAGGTTATGGTTCAAAACTCCTTGATGAGTGTTTTAAAGACTCAGAAGGTATGAATGGAGTTGTTGTGCTGACCAGTAAAACCAAAAAGCCGTATATGTCTGACAAGGCTTTTTTTATAAAGAAGGGTTTTAGTGTATGTGATACTGCAAGTCCTTATTTTGAATTATTAGTTAAGAAGTTTAGAAATGAAGCTCCTGATCCGGTCTTTAAGAAATGTGTAAAAGAATCGAAGATAAATAATAATATAATGACGATTTATTATACAGAACAGTGTCCTTTTACCGATTATTACATAGGTGAAATTGTAAAACGGGCAGAGAGTATAGGTTTTCCGCTGGAGATTAAAAAAATTCAATCAAAGGAAGAGGCACAAAATGCGCCTTCACCTTATACTACCTATAGTGTTTTTTATAATGGACAATTTTTAACCCATGAAATATTAAATGAAAAGAAGTTTGATAAACTTGTTGAAAAAATAAAAATGGGATAATATGCAGCAATAAAGTTCAGTTTTAATATATTAATCTATGCTTTTATTGAGAGGTCTGTTTGTTTTTAGTGGATTTGCATGTTTTTCAGTACAAGCCCGTATGATGTGTAATTTTTTAATGAAATTACATAATTGGATTTGAAGATTTATTGCTACTATAATAGTTATGGGAGTAGTTGTTTAAGATATGGATATGATAAGAGTTAGAGGTGCACGTGAAAATAATCTTAAAAATATAAACGTTGATATACCAAAAAACAAAATAACTGTTATTACGGGATTAAGTGGTTCTGGTAAATCATCATTAGCATATGATACCATTTATGCAGAAGGACAGAGGCGTTTTATTGAGTCGCTATCTTCTCATGCAAGACATCTGATTAGTCAACTCGATGAACCTGATGTTGATAGTATTGAAGGGTTATCTCCTACTATTGCAATAAGTCAAAATTTAGGACAAAGAAATCCTCGTTCAATAGTAGCCACAATTACAGATATATATGACTATTTGCGGGTGCTGTATTCAAGAATTGGAACTTATCCGAATTTTTTTCCCTGGTAGCCGGGCAAGAACTACTATGTGCCTGTGTTGTCAGTTACCAATCCTTTGGTGA
Proteins encoded in this window:
- a CDS encoding N-acetyltransferase → MDSLNIITLTNSNIDSEHICCALSDKKCLNGVKAKKEWLKDRFKDGLIFKKFDVRQKVFIEYIPADNAWCPIEAPGYMFINCFWVAGSYKGKGYGSKLLDECFKDSEGMNGVVVLTSKTKKPYMSDKAFFIKKGFSVCDTASPYFELLVKKFRNEAPDPVFKKCVKESKINNNIMTIYYTEQCPFTDYYIGEIVKRAESIGFPLEIKKIQSKEEAQNAPSPYTTYSVFYNGQFLTHEILNEKKFDKLVEKIKMG